Part of the Rhodococcus sp. OK302 genome is shown below.
CGACCTCGGCCAATTGCGCCGCCAACTCGGCGTCAGTGGATCCGCTGGGGGTTGTTTCGCTCACCGGTCCAACACTTCCATAATCCGCAGGGCAATTTCGGTAGGCGTTCCGTTCTCCGGACGAACAATCAGTTCGGCCCGCTCCGGAACCTCGTAGGGATCGTCGACGCCGGTGAATCCGGTGATCTCACCGGCCCGAGCCTTGGCATACATGCCCTTGGGATCGCGGGCCTCGCACTGTTCGATCGGAGTATCGACGTACACCTCGATAAACCTCAGCCCGGCCGCTTCGTGAGCGGCACGCACTCGATCACGGTCCTCGCGGTACGGGCTGATCAGGCAGGCCACCGCTACGGCTCCGGAATCGGCGAACATCTGCGCCACCGAGCCGACTCGGCGAACGTTTTCGGCGCGATCGGCGGCGCCGAATCCCAAATCTGCGTTGAGTCCGTGTCGAAGGTTGTCACCGTCGAGTCGGTAGGCCGGGATACCGGCCGCGACCAGTCGACGCTCGAGTTCGACGGCAATGGTGGACTTGCCGGACGCAGACAACCCCGTCAGCCACACAGTTGCACCCTGAGTTGCGCGTTCGTCGCGAGAGACTTCGGAACTGTGCCAGACGACGCGCGATTCCTTGAGCGTCGGTCCGTTGATCATGCCGGCCGCGACGGTGTTGCCGGTGGTCTCGTCGACGAGAATGAAACTGCCGGTGACTCGATTTCGACGGTAGGGGTCGAACATCAACGGCTGCTGCGTTTTGATCGAGATACGACCGATCTCGTTGAGAGACAGCGATTCCGCGCTCTCGTCGCGGTGCAGGGTGTTGACGTCGAGGCGGTAGTCCAGCCGAACGATCTGCGCTTTGGTGGAACGAGTGGTGTGCAGCAACGAGTATCGATTGTTCTCGGACAGCGTGGTCTGCTCGGTGAGCCAGCAGATCATCGCATCGATCTCCTGGCCGACCTGCGGCCGATTGTTGAGTCGGCAGAGCTGATCGCCGCGACTGACGTCGAGATTGTCGGCCAGTTCGATACAGACCGCCGACGGCGCAAAAGCCTCCTCGATCACCGTTCCACCGGGACCGTGCACTGCCTTCACCGTCGATGTGAAACCGGAAGGGAGAACAACTACTTCGTCACCGGGCTTGAAAACGCCACTGGCGACGGTTCCCGCGTATCCACGAAAATCGTGGAGGTCGGCATCGGTCTGATTCTGCGGACGGATGACGTATTGCACCGGAAAACGTGCGTCGATGAGGTTGCGATCCGACGCGATGTGCACCTGCTCGAGGTGGTGCAGCAGTGACGGGCCGTCGTACCAGTCCATGTTCTCGGTACGCGCAACGATGTTGTCCCCCAACAGTGCCGACACCGGAATGAAGGACAGATCGTGCACGTCGAGCTTGATCGCGAACTGACGGAACTCTTCCTTGATCTCCTCGAATCGTTCCTGCGACCAGCCGACCAGATCCATCTTGTTCACACACAGCACAAGGTGCGGGATCCCGAGAAGCGTTGACAAGAACGCATGTCGACGCGTTTGTTCCAGGACACCTTTGCGAGCGTCCACCAGGATGAGTGCCAGGTCGGCCGTCGACGCACCGGTCACCATGTTGCGGGTGTACTGCTCATGCCCCGGAGTATCCGCAATGATGAATTTGCGGTGCGGGGTCGCGAAGTAACGGTGTGCCACATCGATAGTGATGCCCTGTTCGCGCTCGGCACGCAAACCGTCGGTGAGCAGTGCCAGGTTGGCGTACTCGTCGCCGCGTTCACGACTTGTCCGTTCGACTGCTTCGAGTTGATCTTCGAAGATCGACTTGGAGTCGTAGAGCAGCCGGCCGATGAGCGTCGACTTACCGTCGTCGACGCTGCCGGCCGTGGCGACTCGGAGGAGTTGCGGCATCAGAAGTACCCCTCTTTCTTACGATCTTCCATACCGGCTTCGGAGATTCGGTCGTCAGCGCGCGTTGCTCCGCGTTCGGTGATTCGACTGGCTGCTACTTCTTCGACAACTGCTGCCGCTGTTTCGGCGGACGATTCCACACAGCCGGTACACGTGGCGTCGCCGACGGTCCGAAAACGCACCAGTGCTTCGTAGGATTCTTCGCCCTCACGCAACTCGAGAAAGCGTGTGCGCGCCAACAGCATTCCGTCGCGCGGTACCACTTCCCTCCGATGGGCGTAGTAGATGTTCGGGAGGTCGATCATCTCGCTCTCGATGTACTGCCAGATGTCGAGTTCGGTCCAGTTGGAGAGCGGGAATATCCGAATGTGCTCGCCCTTACGGTGTTTGCCGTTGTACAGGTTCCACAGTTCGGGCCGTTGCACCTTGGGGTCCCATTGACCGAACTCGTCTCGGAAGCTGAAAACGCGTTCTTTTGCGCGCGCTTTTTCTTCGTCGCGTCGAGCTCCGCCGAACACGGCGTCAAACTTCCCGTCACGAATTCCGCGCAACAGTGCGTGTGTTTGCAGGCGATTTCGGCTGGCGCCAACCCCGGTGTCTTCGGCAACCCGGCCGGCGTCGATATCGTCCTGCACGCTGGAGACGACCATCCGTAGACCGAACCGGTCTACGGTGCGATCACGGAATTCGATGACTTCGTCGAAATTGTGACCGGTATCGACATGCATGACGGCAAACGGCAAGGGCGCGGGCCAGAATGCCTTGGCCGCGACAGCCAGCATGACAACGGAATCCTTGCCGCCGGAGAACAGGAGTACGGGCTTCTCGAACGTTGCCGCGACCTCACGAAAAATGTGGACTGCCTCGGCCTCGAGCGCCCGCAGATGCGATAACTCGTACGCGGGCGGGGATTGGAGTGTTGCCATCTCTTCAGCTCCTGAGCATCGAGAACCCCTGCGCGGATCACCAATTCCGCTTCGGTACATTTTTGTACCGCACTGGTTCTAAATTGAACGCATTCACAGAATAGAACGCGTTCTACTCGAGGTCAATGGTTGCGAGCCGGACTTCTTCCACCCACTTCTGCGGTCACCGCATCGGCGGCCTCCACCAGCGCTGTCGCTCGTCGTACAATTTCGGCGCCCGAGATCGCTCCACCGACGTACAGCGTCAACACCAACGCCTGATGCCCCTCGGCGTCGTAGGTCGGAGCCGCGATCAGGGAAACCGGATGCTCGTCGTCCGAACTGATGTCCCGGCCGAGGTACACCCGCTCCCCCAAACTCGACACCATTTCACCGAGCAACTCCCGCACTTCCGGCGGAAGATCGTGCGTCGCAACGCCTGCCATCAATGTATGCAGACGCTGCCCGATCGGATCGAGACTCTCGACAAGGTATCCCGCGCCGCGACATTCCCGGACCACGCTCCACAGGCGCTCACGATCGAGTCGAACCGGAAGGCTGGGTTCCTTGCCGAGCCAGTTCTCGAGGTCGTCGTCGGAACCCCACAGCACGTACATCAACCCGACCGGTGGGGCGAAGGGATAAACCTGGCCAACCCGGGCCGCAACGCGTATCCGCTCGGGGCCGGTGACCTCGAGAACCCTGATCCGGTCTCCGACCACCGCCGACGCCGTACACGTAGTCCCGAATTCGGCACTCAACTTCTGCAGGTGAGCGCGGGCGATCGGACCCACGGCAAACCCGCGCTGAGCGGCGCGGCCGGCTGCGATCAGCGCCGGACCCAACCCGTAGGTCTTGAGCGCTTCATCCCGCGCGAGGTAACCACGATCCGTCAGGACCGTCAGGATGCCCAGACAGGTCGGCTTGCTGATCTCGAGCGCTCGGGCCAGTTCCGACAATCCGAAACGCTGCTCAGTGCGGGCGACGAGATAGTCGAGAACCTGCACGACGCGTTCGGTCGGCGGGGACTGACGTCCCGCAGAACGGACCTTCTCGGGTTCACCCATTGACCACTCCCTAGAACGCGTTCTATTGTCGGTTCATAAACATCTACCCCATAGGTACATATTTGTACCATGACGCTCTGGGCCGGCAACACTGCCGGAACTGTGAGGAGCCAGCGTGCTGACGGACCCGTTTGCCCAGGCGATCGCCGAGGCCGAAAAACTGATCGAGACTGCGCCGCACATCAGATCCGAACAGGATCTCTTGGAAGGCTACGAGTACCTGGCCGGCGGAATTCTTGCCACCATGCACGCAGCCTGGGCTTCCGAGAAGACCCATCCGAGCTTCATCCAGGGCACCGGCCCGTTCACGAAAATGGGCCTCGACAACCCGGATACGCTGTACTTCGGCGCCCGAATCAACGATGACAAGGAATACAAGGTCACCGGAACGCGCGGCACCACAGCCGATCTGAGTTTCCAGGTGCTCAGCGGCAACTACACCAATTCCAATGTTCCCGGCAGCGAGATCGCTTTCGACGATCGCAAACTGGAGATCAAAGACGACGGCACGTTTGTTGCCTGGTTCGGACCCGGCCCTGCCGACGGCCGCTCAAATTACTTCACGCTGGCCCCCGGGTCCTCGCAACTCGTCGTTCGTGAGGTCTACAGCGACTGGAGCCAGCAACGCGGAATCATCCGTATCGAACGCACCGATGCCATCGGAACAGCGCCGGCGCCCTTGACCCCGGAAGAAACCGAGAAGCGCTTTGCCCGCGCCGGCAAGGCCCTGGTCACCCGGGTCAAGACCTGGCTCCAGTTCCCCGAGTGGTTCTACATGAAGCTTCCGGTCAACACGATGACCGAACCACGCCTGACGCCCGGAGGCCTCGCGACGCAGTACTCCTCGGTGGGGCACTACGAACTGACCGACGACCAGGCGATGATCATCACCGTCCCCGCATCCGATGCGCCGTACCTCGGTTTCCAACTCGGAAGCGTCTGGTACATCTCACTCGACTACATCAACCACCAGACCTCCCTCAACAATGGTCAGGCCCAGGTAGATCCGGACGGGATGGTCCGAATGGTGGTGAGCGAGAAGAATCCCGGCATTACCAACTGGATCGAAACCGTCGGCCATCCGCGCGGAATCCTGCAGTTCCGCTGGCAGCGGGTATCGCGCGAACTCACTCCTCAAGACGGTCCCAGCGTCGAGATCGTGGACATCGCCGACGTCGAGAAGCACTTGCCGCATTTCGCCACCAACAAAATCACGCCCGAAGAATGGGCAGCGCGAATTGCGCTGCGCCAGTCCGCCATCGACAACCGAATGCTGGGGTAATCATGACCGAACTGCTCAAGGACCAGGTAGTTGTCATTTCCGGGGTAGGGCCCGCGCTCGGCCGTTCGCTGGCTCTACGCTGCGCGGAATCCGGTGCAAGCCTGGTTCTCGCTGCACGCACACAGTCGCGATTGGACGACGTGGCAAAGGAAATCGTCGATGCCGGCGGACGCGCCGTAACCGTGGCCACCGACATCACCGATCAGGAATCCGTGGAGAATCTGGTCGCAGAATCGATCGCCGCCTACGGCAAGGTCGACACCCTCGTCAACAACGCCTTCTCGGTGCCGTCGATGAAACCGTTGGCACGCACCGACTACCAGCACATCCGCGACAGCATCGAACTCACCGTGCTCGGGGCACTTCGGCTGACCCAACTCTTCACACCGGCACTGGCCGAGTCGAAAGGCTCGGTTGTGAACATCAATTCGATGGTGCTCCGGCACTCTCAGGAGCGGTACGGCAGCTACAAGATGGCGAAGTCGGCTCTGCTTGCGATGTCGCAGTCACTGGCCACAGAACTCGGCCCCCAGGGAATCCGCGTCAATTCGGTTGCTCCGGGCTACATTTGGGGCGACACACTCAAGGGCTACTTCGCGCATCAGGCCGAAAAATTCGGCATGACCGTTGATCAAATCTACGAGCACACCGCTTCGAACACCGACCTCAAACGCCTCCCGACGATGGACGAAGTGTCCGATGCGGCAATCTTCCTGGCGTCACCTCTGGCCAGTGCTGTCACCGGGCAGTGCCTTGATGTCAACTGCGGCGAATTCCACCACTAGGAGCACCATGTCTGAACGCACACACGTCGGAACCGTCGAAGATCTGCACGCGTCCGCGACCAAGATGACCGGGCTCACCGATTTCGGCGTCGACGATTACACCGAGGCGCTGTCGGTTCTCCTCGAATCGTACGACCGCGACGAAGACCTGACGCCCTTCGGCAGCAAGATCTCTCGTGTGTTCCTGCGCGGCGCACTCGTTGCACGGTTGCTCAGCGAATCTGCCTGGAAACAACATCCCGAGCATGCGGACGTGAAGATCGAACGGCCGATCTTCGTCACCGGGTTGCCTCGCACCGGAACCACTGCACTGCACCGCCTCTTGACGGTCGATCCGGCGCACCAGGGTCTCGAGATGTGGTTGACCGAGTTTCCCCAGCCTCGTCCGCCGCGCGATACGTGGGAAACGAATCCCGTGTACTCGAAGATCGAGGAAACGTTCGGCCAGCACCATGTGGAGCATCCCGAGTTCATGGGCGTGCACTACATGTCGGCGAGCGAAGTCGAGGAATGCTGGCAACTGCTACGCCAGACCTTCAAGTCGGTGTCGTACGAGTGCCTGGCCAACCTGCCCACGTATTCGAATTGGCTGAAGAAGCAGGAATGGTCCAATGCCTATGCGCGCCACAAGAAGAACCTGCAGCTGATCGGTCTCCCCGATCAAGATCGCCGGTGGGTGCTCAAAAACCCCAGCCACCTGTTTGCACTCGACGAACTGATGGCCGCCTACCCTGATGCGTTGATCGTCCAAACACATCGCTCCCCCACGACGATCATCCCGTCGGTGTGCAGTTTGTCAGCACAGGCCACCGACGGCTGGTCCAACACCTTCACCGGCAAGGTCATCGGTGAGAGTCAACTCGAACTCTGGGCGCGCGGCCTCGAACAATTCGATGCCGCACGTGCACATCACAATCCGGACCAGTTCATCGATGTCGACTACCAGGATTTTGTCACCGACCCACTCGGCACCGTCGAGAACATCTACACGCATTTCGACATTCCGTTGACTACCGCAGCACAAACGTCGATGGAGTCGATGCACGAGGAATCTCGCTCCGGCTCACGCAAACCCGCTCACAAGTACACGCTCGAGGAGTTCGGTCTCACCGCTGAGCAGGTCGAGGAGCGCTTCGGAGCGCGGTAATTCGGTCCCGCACAGCGGGAAAACCACACCAAGGCCCCGGGTGCCGGTACAGGATCGGCGGCAACCGAACACAGACGCCGACACCCGGAGACCTGCTCACTATGACGTTGCACCTCAACCGATCAATCTCTGTCGCAGGGCCGATAGTCGGGGGTTCCCACGGCTTCCCCGGCACATCCACGTCGCTGGATATTTCAGCCGCCGACTACGTCGAACACGAGTACTTCGTCAGCGGTAACGCGGCGTCGTACATCGCTACGAACTCGTGGACTTCCGATGGCCGGTGGGACGTCGAGGAAGAGTCGTACGCGCCGTACACAACACGAATCATCGTGCGCACGCCGACGGACCCCGCCACGTTCAACGGAACCGTCCTCGTCGAGTGGCTCAATGTCAGCGGCGACACCGACATCGATGTCGACTTCGGGCACATGAACGAGGAAATCACGAGAGGCTATGCCTGGGTGGGTGTTTCCGCGCAAGCTGCCGGGATCACCAGCACCGGCGGTAGTGCTCTCGGCGACGGTGTTGTCGGTCTACTGACGTGGGACCCCGAGCGATACGGGAATCTCGATCACCCGGGAGACCGGTATTCCTACGACATCTTTTCTCAGGTCGGCGCAGCCTTACGTTCACCCGGCGACGTCGATCCGCTGGGCGGTCTGGTGCCGACGCAGATCCTTGCGGCCGGACAGTCACAATCGGGATTCCGAATGCTGACGTACGCAAACGCTGTTGCGCCTCACGCCCGAGTCTTCGACGGCTTGATCGTCCATGCCCGCGGCGGCATCGGAGCTCCGCTGGGCGAGGGCATGATGCTCCTGGATCCCGCGCCGGCCCGAGTACGCACCGATCTTGATGTTCCTGTATTCCAGTTGATCACCGAGACAGAACTATTCGAACTGTGCGGCGGACCCGGCCCCACCAGTTTTGTTGCGGCCCGTCAGCCCGACACCGACATGATCCGCACGTGGGAAATCGCGGGCACCGCGCACTCGGACGCATACTCACTGAAAATCCTTCATCCGCAGTATGTTCGCCAGTTTGTCGACATCAAGAACCTCGCAGCATTGTTCGACATCGTCAACGACGGACCACAGCGATACGTCTCCTGCGCGGCTCTGCGCGGCCTGCGTGAGTGGGCAGCGGGCGGCGCTGCCCCGGCATCGGCACCTCCCATCACGACGGCTGACGACGCGATAGTCCGGGACCGCCACGGAAACGCTCTAGGCGGCGTCCGAACGCCTCACCTCGACGTACCACTGGCCGTGCTGACGGGGGAAAAGGTTCACGTCCCCACCAACGGCGCAACCCTTCCGTTCGATGCCGCGACGTTGGCTGCCCTGTACCCGACCCACGAGGCGTACGTGACGGCGTTCACCGAAGCCACCAACCGCGCCGTGGCGGGCGGTTTCATTCTCCCGGAGGACGGCGCCGTACTGATCGCCGAGTCAGCCCGACAGATGCTCGGCGAGTAACCGGTCCAATTGCTGCGGTACCTCGT
Proteins encoded:
- a CDS encoding IclR family transcriptional regulator — encoded protein: MGEPEKVRSAGRQSPPTERVVQVLDYLVARTEQRFGLSELARALEISKPTCLGILTVLTDRGYLARDEALKTYGLGPALIAAGRAAQRGFAVGPIARAHLQKLSAEFGTTCTASAVVGDRIRVLEVTGPERIRVAARVGQVYPFAPPVGLMYVLWGSDDDLENWLGKEPSLPVRLDRERLWSVVRECRGAGYLVESLDPIGQRLHTLMAGVATHDLPPEVRELLGEMVSSLGERVYLGRDISSDDEHPVSLIAAPTYDAEGHQALVLTLYVGGAISGAEIVRRATALVEAADAVTAEVGGRSPARNH
- the cysC gene encoding adenylyl-sulfate kinase codes for the protein MPQLLRVATAGSVDDGKSTLIGRLLYDSKSIFEDQLEAVERTSRERGDEYANLALLTDGLRAEREQGITIDVAHRYFATPHRKFIIADTPGHEQYTRNMVTGASTADLALILVDARKGVLEQTRRHAFLSTLLGIPHLVLCVNKMDLVGWSQERFEEIKEEFRQFAIKLDVHDLSFIPVSALLGDNIVARTENMDWYDGPSLLHHLEQVHIASDRNLIDARFPVQYVIRPQNQTDADLHDFRGYAGTVASGVFKPGDEVVVLPSGFTSTVKAVHGPGGTVIEEAFAPSAVCIELADNLDVSRGDQLCRLNNRPQVGQEIDAMICWLTEQTTLSENNRYSLLHTTRSTKAQIVRLDYRLDVNTLHRDESAESLSLNEIGRISIKTQQPLMFDPYRRNRVTGSFILVDETTGNTVAAGMINGPTLKESRVVWHSSEVSRDERATQGATVWLTGLSASGKSTIAVELERRLVAAGIPAYRLDGDNLRHGLNADLGFGAADRAENVRRVGSVAQMFADSGAVAVACLISPYREDRDRVRAAHEAAGLRFIEVYVDTPIEQCEARDPKGMYAKARAGEITGFTGVDDPYEVPERAELIVRPENGTPTEIALRIMEVLDR
- a CDS encoding sulfotransferase family protein; translated protein: MSERTHVGTVEDLHASATKMTGLTDFGVDDYTEALSVLLESYDRDEDLTPFGSKISRVFLRGALVARLLSESAWKQHPEHADVKIERPIFVTGLPRTGTTALHRLLTVDPAHQGLEMWLTEFPQPRPPRDTWETNPVYSKIEETFGQHHVEHPEFMGVHYMSASEVEECWQLLRQTFKSVSYECLANLPTYSNWLKKQEWSNAYARHKKNLQLIGLPDQDRRWVLKNPSHLFALDELMAAYPDALIVQTHRSPTTIIPSVCSLSAQATDGWSNTFTGKVIGESQLELWARGLEQFDAARAHHNPDQFIDVDYQDFVTDPLGTVENIYTHFDIPLTTAAQTSMESMHEESRSGSRKPAHKYTLEEFGLTAEQVEERFGAR
- a CDS encoding alpha/beta hydrolase domain-containing protein, with translation MTLHLNRSISVAGPIVGGSHGFPGTSTSLDISAADYVEHEYFVSGNAASYIATNSWTSDGRWDVEEESYAPYTTRIIVRTPTDPATFNGTVLVEWLNVSGDTDIDVDFGHMNEEITRGYAWVGVSAQAAGITSTGGSALGDGVVGLLTWDPERYGNLDHPGDRYSYDIFSQVGAALRSPGDVDPLGGLVPTQILAAGQSQSGFRMLTYANAVAPHARVFDGLIVHARGGIGAPLGEGMMLLDPAPARVRTDLDVPVFQLITETELFELCGGPGPTSFVAARQPDTDMIRTWEIAGTAHSDAYSLKILHPQYVRQFVDIKNLAALFDIVNDGPQRYVSCAALRGLREWAAGGAAPASAPPITTADDAIVRDRHGNALGGVRTPHLDVPLAVLTGEKVHVPTNGATLPFDAATLAALYPTHEAYVTAFTEATNRAVAGGFILPEDGAVLIAESARQMLGE
- the cysD gene encoding sulfate adenylyltransferase subunit CysD, which codes for MATLQSPPAYELSHLRALEAEAVHIFREVAATFEKPVLLFSGGKDSVVMLAVAAKAFWPAPLPFAVMHVDTGHNFDEVIEFRDRTVDRFGLRMVVSSVQDDIDAGRVAEDTGVGASRNRLQTHALLRGIRDGKFDAVFGGARRDEEKARAKERVFSFRDEFGQWDPKVQRPELWNLYNGKHRKGEHIRIFPLSNWTELDIWQYIESEMIDLPNIYYAHRREVVPRDGMLLARTRFLELREGEESYEALVRFRTVGDATCTGCVESSAETAAAVVEEVAASRITERGATRADDRISEAGMEDRKKEGYF
- a CDS encoding SDR family oxidoreductase, which encodes MTELLKDQVVVISGVGPALGRSLALRCAESGASLVLAARTQSRLDDVAKEIVDAGGRAVTVATDITDQESVENLVAESIAAYGKVDTLVNNAFSVPSMKPLARTDYQHIRDSIELTVLGALRLTQLFTPALAESKGSVVNINSMVLRHSQERYGSYKMAKSALLAMSQSLATELGPQGIRVNSVAPGYIWGDTLKGYFAHQAEKFGMTVDQIYEHTASNTDLKRLPTMDEVSDAAIFLASPLASAVTGQCLDVNCGEFHH